The proteins below are encoded in one region of Rubrobacter aplysinae:
- a CDS encoding chemotaxis protein CheB, translated as MAESTESAEFIDSGDFSYLVVIGSSAGGIEALSRVLGSLPEDFPAPVVIAQHMHPERESHLEDLLARQSRLPVETVQDHTPLSAGTVFVVPADRHANVTDREIEVHEDGHGRPKPSIDLLLTSAAEVYGENLVAVILSGSGSDGTDGARAVKRSGGTVVVQDPESAEFSGMPASLAPSTVDIVSDLDGIGGLLSDLLSESRLAESADSGARKDEESEFTEFLEELRRSRGIDFSEYKRPTIRRRLARRFTATGVGSLGEYRRYLEENPGEYASLINTFLIKVTEFFRDPEQFEYLRSEVLPGLIEEARESGEQLRLWSAGCATGEEAYSLAILVSEALEQTLEETSGQSPASVSQPPDVRIFATDLDGGAVDHARRGVYPASALSALTGEQVSRYFDQLDGLYYVKQFVRSMLIFGEHDLAQRSPFPRLDLVVSRNVLIYFTPELQRRTLQLFAFSLKDRGYLMLGKAESTSPLPEYFASLDRQYKVFYRVGERFVMPASSMSEAMPSLPKRPAHGGRSLRAPQRRPQAQSGDGEPSGSAAQAGERALAPLPVGVISVDNSYDIHAINPAARRLLSVHGSAIGEDLLHLVREAPYEELRTAIDYAFREGQPASTGEFEVEEVTTGESRTLDMTCHPPGTGSPGVPKDAGAADTAYNQETVAPGQTVIILIEDVTHYARSRRELRQRLDSAETELAEYRQRAEQESGRQREQNGRLVEGNRQLEASNRELRRAVEELRAANEQYQLSTEEAQASSEEVETLNEELQATNEELETVNEELQATVEELNTTNEDLQNRSAELQEISREREREQKRMRTQLQKQVQTVLESVSEPMLVVESSGRATLTNEAYRHTFGAKGCVATDDSGSELPGEETPQSRATRGESFTATLMSACDDGTRRRFEARGEPVGDDEQRGGLVVFRELPDHEDHDPDGTRQE; from the coding sequence ATGGCTGAGTCCACAGAATCTGCGGAGTTCATAGACTCGGGAGATTTCTCTTATCTGGTGGTGATCGGCTCCTCGGCGGGCGGGATAGAGGCCCTGTCGCGGGTGCTCGGCTCCCTGCCGGAGGACTTTCCCGCGCCGGTGGTCATAGCCCAGCACATGCACCCCGAGCGCGAGAGTCACCTGGAGGATCTACTGGCGCGCCAGAGCCGCCTACCGGTGGAGACCGTGCAGGATCACACCCCGCTCTCGGCCGGCACCGTGTTCGTGGTCCCGGCCGACCGGCACGCGAACGTGACCGACCGGGAGATAGAGGTACACGAGGACGGCCACGGCAGGCCCAAGCCCTCCATAGACCTGCTCTTGACGAGCGCAGCGGAGGTCTACGGCGAGAACCTCGTGGCCGTCATACTCTCCGGCTCGGGCTCTGACGGCACCGACGGCGCGCGGGCGGTCAAGAGGTCCGGCGGCACGGTGGTCGTGCAGGACCCCGAAAGCGCGGAGTTCTCCGGCATGCCCGCGTCGCTGGCCCCGAGCACGGTGGACATCGTGAGTGACCTGGACGGGATCGGCGGCCTGCTCTCCGACCTCCTCTCCGAGAGCAGGCTCGCAGAAAGCGCCGACAGTGGGGCGCGCAAGGACGAGGAGAGCGAGTTTACGGAGTTCCTCGAGGAGCTGCGGCGGAGCCGGGGCATAGACTTCTCCGAGTACAAGAGGCCGACCATCCGCCGCCGCCTGGCGCGGCGCTTCACCGCGACCGGCGTCGGGAGCCTGGGGGAGTACCGCCGCTACCTGGAAGAGAACCCCGGGGAGTACGCCAGCCTCATCAACACCTTTCTCATAAAGGTAACGGAGTTCTTCCGCGACCCGGAGCAGTTCGAGTATCTGAGGAGCGAGGTATTGCCCGGGCTCATAGAGGAGGCCCGGGAAAGCGGCGAGCAGCTCCGGCTGTGGTCCGCGGGCTGCGCAACCGGCGAGGAGGCCTACTCCCTGGCGATACTCGTCTCCGAGGCGCTGGAGCAGACTCTGGAGGAGACGTCCGGCCAGAGCCCGGCGAGCGTCTCGCAGCCCCCGGACGTGCGCATCTTTGCCACCGACCTCGACGGGGGCGCGGTGGATCACGCCCGGCGTGGCGTATACCCGGCCTCGGCGCTCTCGGCGCTTACCGGAGAGCAGGTCTCGCGCTACTTCGACCAGCTAGACGGCCTGTACTACGTAAAGCAGTTCGTACGGTCCATGCTCATATTCGGCGAGCACGACCTGGCCCAGCGCTCGCCGTTTCCGAGGCTCGACCTGGTCGTGAGCCGCAACGTCCTGATCTACTTCACCCCCGAGCTGCAGCGCCGCACGTTGCAGCTATTCGCCTTCTCCCTCAAGGACCGGGGATACCTGATGCTCGGCAAGGCGGAGAGTACCTCGCCGCTCCCGGAGTACTTCGCCTCCCTGGACCGCCAGTACAAGGTCTTCTACCGCGTGGGCGAGCGGTTCGTAATGCCGGCCTCCAGCATGTCCGAGGCCATGCCGAGCCTGCCAAAGAGACCCGCGCACGGCGGGCGCTCACTGCGGGCCCCGCAGCGCCGCCCGCAGGCGCAGAGCGGGGACGGCGAGCCGTCCGGGTCCGCGGCCCAGGCTGGGGAGCGGGCGCTGGCCCCGCTGCCGGTGGGTGTGATCTCCGTGGATAACAGCTACGACATCCACGCCATCAACCCCGCCGCGAGGCGGCTGCTCTCGGTGCACGGCTCCGCTATCGGCGAGGATCTGCTGCACCTGGTCCGGGAGGCTCCCTACGAAGAGCTGCGCACGGCCATAGACTACGCCTTCCGGGAGGGCCAGCCTGCGTCCACGGGCGAGTTCGAGGTGGAGGAGGTCACCACCGGAGAGTCCCGCACCCTGGACATGACCTGCCATCCCCCCGGCACCGGCAGCCCCGGTGTCCCAAAAGACGCTGGTGCCGCGGACACCGCATATAACCAAGAGACCGTTGCTCCCGGCCAGACGGTGATCATCCTGATCGAAGACGTTACGCACTACGCCCGCAGCAGGCGCGAACTGCGGCAGAGACTCGACTCGGCAGAGACGGAGCTCGCGGAGTACCGCCAGCGGGCCGAGCAGGAGTCCGGGCGCCAGCGGGAGCAGAACGGTCGTCTGGTGGAGGGCAACCGGCAGCTGGAAGCCTCCAACAGAGAGCTCCGGCGCGCCGTCGAGGAGCTGCGCGCCGCCAACGAGCAGTACCAGCTCTCCACCGAGGAGGCTCAGGCCTCCTCCGAGGAGGTAGAGACGCTGAACGAGGAGCTCCAGGCCACCAACGAGGAGCTGGAGACGGTCAACGAGGAGCTCCAGGCGACCGTCGAGGAGCTCAACACCACCAACGAGGACCTCCAGAACCGGAGCGCGGAGCTGCAGGAGATCTCCCGGGAGCGCGAACGGGAGCAGAAGCGGATGCGGACGCAGCTACAGAAGCAGGTGCAGACGGTCCTTGAGAGCGTCTCCGAGCCGATGCTCGTGGTAGAGTCCTCGGGCCGGGCCACGCTCACCAACGAGGCCTATCGTCACACCTTCGGCGCGAAGGGCTGCGTCGCGACCGACGACTCCGGCTCGGAGCTGCCCGGGGAGGAGACGCCCCAGAGCCGGGCCACCAGAGGCGAGAGCTTCACCGCCACTCTCATGTCCGCTTGCGATGACGGCACGCGGCGCCGCTTCGAGGCCAGGGGGGAGCCCGTGGGCGACGACGAGCAGCGGGGAGGGCTCGTGGTCTTCCGCGAGCTCCCGGACCATGAAGACCATGATCCGGACGGCACGCGGCAAGAGTAG
- a CDS encoding Crp/Fnr family transcriptional regulator, protein MNINSEPGGYRNAAAEEMALRQKVRLLSMVDVLEPLSAEELERFARRTPTMHLRNDQLFHTPARRGGPLLLLLEGRVRIYKVAAGKELTLSIVDAGALSAEGTLTAQQLQGVYARTLEPSTAALVSPEQLRRLVRHEPEIGMRLVESLSERLSVYADRLADLGRKSVRGRMAGLVLALIWSEGVVGREGYRIPTPYTHAELAAMVGAGRVAVTNALLELRREGHLEIRDRYIHVADPEALERVSGQG, encoded by the coding sequence ATGAATATCAATTCAGAGCCCGGCGGGTACCGCAACGCCGCAGCGGAGGAGATGGCGCTACGGCAGAAGGTGCGGCTTTTATCCATGGTGGATGTTCTGGAGCCGTTGTCGGCGGAGGAGCTTGAGAGGTTCGCCCGCAGGACGCCCACGATGCACCTCAGAAACGATCAGCTCTTTCACACCCCGGCGCGGCGCGGGGGGCCGTTGTTGCTGCTCCTTGAAGGGAGGGTCAGGATCTACAAGGTCGCCGCCGGAAAGGAACTCACGCTCTCCATAGTGGACGCGGGTGCGCTGTCGGCGGAGGGGACGCTCACGGCCCAGCAGCTACAGGGGGTGTACGCGCGCACCCTGGAGCCCTCGACGGCGGCCCTGGTCAGCCCCGAACAGCTCCGGCGGCTGGTGCGGCACGAGCCCGAGATCGGGATGAGGCTCGTGGAGTCTCTCTCCGAAAGGCTTTCGGTGTACGCCGACAGGCTGGCGGACCTGGGACGCAAGAGCGTGCGGGGCCGGATGGCCGGGCTGGTGCTGGCCCTGATCTGGAGCGAAGGGGTCGTGGGCCGGGAGGGGTACCGCATACCCACCCCCTACACCCACGCCGAGCTCGCCGCGATGGTCGGAGCGGGCCGGGTTGCGGTCACCAACGCCCTGCTGGAGCTCAGGAGAGAGGGCCACTTAGAGATCCGGGACCGTTACATACACGTCGCCGACCCGGAGGCGCTGGAGCGCGTCTCCGGGCAAGGGTAG
- a CDS encoding STAS domain-containing protein yields the protein MGAETETNDHLSRVETTGFSAPVGRVADGSPVVEVRGEVDLATVPELLRGIGVACSRLDGQPVAYVDLREAEFIDVYGVRTLVEQAQAMWELGGELRLVVPQGGPVTRAFGLLEVERVLELYHDTVIPGGPADS from the coding sequence ATGGGCGCGGAAACGGAGACTAACGATCATCTCTCCAGGGTCGAGACGACCGGGTTCTCGGCCCCGGTCGGCAGGGTTGCGGACGGGTCTCCCGTGGTAGAGGTTCGCGGAGAGGTAGACCTCGCCACCGTACCCGAGCTACTCAGGGGCATAGGCGTGGCCTGTTCCCGGCTGGACGGGCAGCCGGTCGCGTACGTGGACCTCAGAGAGGCGGAGTTCATAGACGTCTACGGGGTCCGCACCCTCGTCGAGCAGGCACAGGCCATGTGGGAGCTCGGAGGAGAGCTGCGCCTGGTGGTGCCGCAGGGAGGCCCGGTGACCCGCGCTTTCGGCCTGCTAGAGGTCGAGCGGGTGCTGGAGCTGTACCACGATACGGTTATCCCCGGTGGACCGGCTGACTCGTGA